One Cyanobium sp. Tous-M-B4 DNA window includes the following coding sequences:
- the cysK gene encoding cysteine synthase A: MTSIYADNSLTIGKTPLVQLNRVTEGCKARVLAKIEGRNPAFSVKCRIGAAMIWRAEQEGLLGPGKELVEPTSGNTGIALAFVAAAKGIRLTLTMPETMSLERRKLLTAYGAHLVLTEGRMGMPGAIGAAKEMAASDPSRYVLLQQFSNPANPQIHHDTTGPEIWTDTEGSVDVLVAGVGTGGTITGVSRYIKGTLGKPLVSVAVEPNNSPVISQAKSGQELKPGPHKIQGIGAGFVPANLDLDLVDRVETVSDEEAVAMARRLMKEEGILAGISCGAAATAALRLAREEAYAGKTIVVVLPDSGERYLSSVLFEGVFDEKGLAPPSS, from the coding sequence ATGACGAGCATCTACGCCGACAACAGCCTCACCATCGGCAAAACCCCCCTGGTGCAGCTCAATCGGGTCACCGAGGGATGCAAGGCCCGCGTTCTGGCCAAGATTGAAGGTCGCAATCCTGCTTTTTCGGTGAAATGCCGCATCGGTGCCGCCATGATTTGGCGCGCCGAGCAGGAGGGTCTGCTGGGGCCTGGCAAGGAGCTGGTGGAGCCCACCAGCGGCAATACCGGTATTGCTTTGGCTTTCGTGGCCGCCGCCAAGGGGATCCGCTTAACCCTGACGATGCCGGAGACCATGAGCCTGGAGCGCCGCAAATTGCTCACGGCCTACGGCGCCCACCTCGTTCTCACTGAAGGAAGAATGGGCATGCCCGGCGCCATCGGCGCTGCCAAGGAAATGGCAGCCTCCGACCCCAGTCGCTACGTCCTTCTGCAGCAGTTTTCCAATCCGGCCAACCCCCAGATCCACCACGACACAACCGGCCCTGAAATTTGGACAGACACCGAAGGATCGGTGGATGTACTCGTGGCTGGAGTGGGCACCGGCGGCACCATCACCGGCGTCAGCCGTTACATCAAGGGCACCCTGGGCAAGCCACTGGTTTCGGTTGCAGTTGAACCCAACAACAGCCCAGTGATCAGCCAGGCCAAGTCAGGGCAGGAGCTCAAGCCCGGTCCCCACAAGATCCAGGGCATCGGCGCTGGCTTTGTGCCCGCCAACCTCGATCTGGACTTGGTGGACCGGGTCGAAACCGTTAGCGACGAGGAGGCGGTGGCCATGGCCCGCCGGCTGATGAAGGAAGAGGGAATCCTGGCTGGCATCTCCTGTGGTGCTGCAGCCACGGCCGCCCTGCGGCTAGCCCGAGAGGAGGCCTACGCCGGCAAAACCATCGTGGTAGTGCTGCCCGACTCGGGCGAGCGCTACTTGAGTTCGGTGCTGTTTGAAGGGGTGTTTGACGAGAAGGGGCTTGCCCCACCATCTAGCTGA
- a CDS encoding cation-transporting P-type ATPase gives MQLSASQPIWSIPAQAVPAALQCTLQGLSDSEAQRRLERFGANRLPSQRRRSLLLRFVDQLVHFMALLLWVAGALAFAAGTPQLGWAIWAVVLVNGLFSFWQDYQAERTLTALKRSLPRQVRLWRNGELTELDAELLVPGDRILLEEGDQVPADARLILANELSLDLSVLTGESQPVARHADAIDSPPADKVFLIPSRERTNLVLAGTSVAGGRGEAIVYATGGETEFGHVAHLTSATTRGISTLEQQVGHIVRTITAIALTMGAITFSLSLLFVGMGPLESLVFAVGIIVANVPEGLLPTVTLALAINVQRMASQKALVRRLSAVETLGSVSVICSDKTGTLTCNRMAVEEMWLPQAAEKPGADRGAEAELLLAACLCSNAQIKASADGSRALGDPTETALLLAAQARDLGLEVHQQRHPRSRELPFDSHRRRMSVIVPTDSGLQLITKGAPLELLERCSTEDRAQAVAANDDLACRGYRVIAVAQRRLESTEEHAPADQLEQKLSLLGLIALYDPPRPEVPEAIRQCHQAGIKVTMVTGDYGLTAQAIARQIGLLDMPAKGNNHAQADPVRVIQGDQLEMISDVHLRQLLKNRNRLVFARMAPEQKLRLVQAYRSLGEVVAVTGDGVNDAPALRAADVGVAMGLVGTDVAREAADVVLLDDNFATIVTAVRFGRGVVANIRKFLPYVLASNVAEMAPFLAMVTLQIPAALTVLQILAVDLGTDLLPALGLGAEAPESGLMRQPPRRRTASLLDGPLMLRAYLVLGLSEAVVSMTAYLLSWQQQGVGWAELRLAAPLLLHGEAGAALTANQQQASSVAFSCIVAGQIGVAMACRSEHRSAFGSLVEQGWRRNPLLWLGIAGEILFTALLLYWPPLSRLAAMVPLDSRALPLILLAPFVVMLADDWRKSRLPA, from the coding sequence ATGCAGCTCTCTGCAAGCCAGCCGATCTGGAGCATCCCAGCGCAGGCAGTGCCGGCAGCTCTGCAGTGCACACTCCAAGGCCTGAGCGACTCGGAGGCCCAGCGGCGGTTAGAGAGGTTTGGAGCCAATCGCCTGCCAAGCCAGCGCCGCCGTTCCCTGCTGCTGAGGTTTGTTGATCAACTGGTGCACTTCATGGCCCTGCTGCTCTGGGTGGCTGGGGCCCTGGCGTTTGCGGCGGGCACGCCCCAGCTGGGCTGGGCGATTTGGGCGGTGGTGCTGGTCAACGGTTTGTTTTCCTTTTGGCAGGACTACCAAGCCGAGCGCACCCTGACGGCACTGAAGCGGTCCTTACCGCGCCAGGTGCGGCTCTGGCGCAACGGTGAACTCACCGAGCTTGATGCCGAGCTGCTCGTGCCAGGCGACCGAATCCTGCTGGAGGAGGGAGACCAGGTGCCCGCCGACGCACGCCTGATCCTGGCCAACGAACTCAGCCTGGATCTCTCGGTGCTCACAGGCGAATCGCAGCCAGTGGCGCGCCATGCCGATGCCATCGACTCACCTCCGGCAGACAAAGTTTTCCTGATTCCGTCCCGGGAGCGGACCAATCTGGTTTTGGCGGGCACCAGCGTGGCAGGCGGTCGCGGCGAGGCGATCGTCTACGCCACGGGCGGTGAAACTGAATTCGGCCATGTGGCCCACCTCACCTCCGCCACAACCAGGGGCATCAGCACCTTGGAGCAGCAGGTGGGCCACATCGTGCGCACCATCACAGCCATCGCCTTAACCATGGGGGCGATCACCTTCAGCCTCAGCCTTCTGTTTGTGGGGATGGGTCCCCTCGAAAGCCTTGTGTTCGCGGTAGGCATCATCGTTGCCAACGTGCCCGAGGGCTTGCTGCCCACGGTCACCTTGGCCCTGGCGATCAACGTTCAGCGTATGGCCAGTCAGAAAGCACTGGTACGCAGGCTTTCAGCCGTGGAGACCCTCGGCTCGGTAAGCGTGATCTGCAGCGATAAAACCGGCACCCTCACCTGCAACCGCATGGCGGTGGAGGAGATGTGGCTGCCCCAGGCAGCCGAGAAGCCAGGGGCTGATCGAGGTGCAGAAGCCGAGCTGTTGCTAGCGGCCTGCCTTTGCTCAAACGCCCAAATAAAAGCCAGCGCTGACGGCAGCAGAGCCCTAGGCGACCCCACTGAAACCGCCCTGCTGCTGGCAGCCCAGGCTCGAGATCTGGGCCTCGAGGTGCATCAGCAGCGCCATCCCCGCAGCCGGGAGTTGCCATTTGATTCCCATCGGCGCCGAATGAGCGTGATCGTGCCCACCGATTCCGGTCTGCAGCTGATCACCAAGGGGGCACCCCTGGAGCTGCTAGAGCGCTGCAGTACAGAGGACCGAGCCCAGGCAGTGGCCGCCAACGACGACCTTGCTTGCCGCGGCTACCGCGTCATCGCCGTAGCCCAGCGCCGGCTCGAGTCCACAGAGGAGCATGCCCCAGCCGATCAACTGGAGCAAAAGCTCAGCTTGTTGGGCTTGATCGCCCTCTACGACCCGCCCCGGCCGGAGGTACCCGAGGCGATTCGCCAGTGTCACCAGGCGGGCATCAAGGTCACCATGGTGACTGGTGACTACGGCCTCACCGCCCAAGCGATAGCTCGCCAGATCGGCCTGCTGGATATGCCGGCCAAGGGCAACAACCACGCCCAGGCCGACCCGGTGCGGGTGATCCAGGGCGACCAGCTCGAAATGATCAGCGATGTGCACCTGCGCCAGCTGCTTAAAAACCGCAATCGGCTGGTGTTTGCCCGGATGGCTCCGGAGCAGAAGCTACGGCTCGTACAGGCCTATCGCTCCCTCGGCGAAGTGGTTGCGGTAACTGGCGATGGAGTCAATGATGCACCGGCCTTGCGGGCGGCCGATGTGGGCGTAGCTATGGGCCTGGTAGGCACAGATGTAGCCAGGGAGGCTGCCGATGTGGTGCTGCTAGACGACAACTTCGCCACGATCGTCACGGCGGTGCGCTTTGGCCGCGGCGTGGTGGCCAACATTCGCAAGTTCCTGCCCTACGTGCTGGCTAGCAACGTCGCCGAGATGGCTCCGTTTTTAGCCATGGTGACCCTGCAGATCCCGGCGGCCCTAACGGTGCTGCAGATCCTGGCTGTGGATCTGGGCACCGATTTACTTCCCGCCTTGGGGCTAGGAGCCGAGGCGCCTGAATCTGGATTGATGCGCCAACCGCCCCGGCGTCGCACAGCGTCGCTGCTGGATGGGCCCCTGATGCTGCGCGCCTATCTGGTGCTGGGCCTGAGCGAAGCCGTGGTGTCGATGACGGCCTACCTGCTCAGCTGGCAGCAGCAGGGTGTGGGCTGGGCCGAGCTCAGGCTGGCAGCGCCCCTGCTGCTCCACGGCGAGGCCGGAGCAGCGCTTACGGCCAACCAACAGCAGGCCTCAAGTGTGGCCTTCAGCTGCATCGTCGCAGGCCAAATCGGTGTGGCGATGGCCTGCCGCAGTGAGCATCGCTCTGCCTTCGGCAGCTTGGTGGAGCAGGGCTGGCGCCGCAATCCCCTGCTTTGGCTTGGCATAGCAGGGGAAATACTATTTACAGCCCTACTTCTCTACTGGCCGCCCCTATCTCGACTGGCTGCAATGGTTCCCCTCGACAGCCGAGCCCTGCCTCTAATCCTACTGGCGCCGTTTGTGGTGATGTTGGCGGATGATTGGCGCAAAAGCCGGCTCCCTGCTTAG
- the gorA gene encoding glutathione-disulfide reductase, translating to MNEHFDLVVLGAGSGGLAAAKRAASYGVRVAIVEGDRVGGTCVIRGCVPKKLLVYGSAYKHLLADAASYGWEIEGIRRNPSTLLTNVRAEVDRLNLLHLGFLEKAGVELVRGWGCFEDGHTIAVGERRLRAERILIAVGGRPQRPAIPGAELGWMSDEMFLLEQLPERIVVVGAGFIACEFACILNGLGVGVTQLVRGNHLLRGFDLEAARAVQEGMEQEGIEIRFAHSPAAITGSDGNLSVHTEAGEFIPCGGVLLATGRRPFLEGLRLEAAAIATEANRIPVDSDQRTNVPHIYAVGDVTDRINLTPVAIDEGRAFADSVYGASPRQVDHSLVACAVFSQPELATVGLSEEEAILRHGPGGVRVHRARFRPMSQALPGRGPRVLLKLVVELETGKVLGCHMVGEHSAEIIQMAAIAIGMGATKADFDRTMALHPSVAEEFVTMPN from the coding sequence ACACTTCGATTTGGTGGTGCTTGGTGCCGGCTCGGGTGGTCTAGCTGCTGCCAAACGGGCCGCAAGCTATGGCGTCCGGGTGGCGATCGTGGAGGGCGATCGGGTGGGAGGCACCTGCGTGATCCGCGGCTGCGTGCCCAAAAAGCTTCTGGTTTATGGCTCCGCTTACAAACATTTGCTTGCCGATGCAGCCAGCTATGGCTGGGAAATCGAGGGGATTCGCCGCAACCCGAGCACACTGCTGACCAATGTGCGCGCCGAAGTGGATCGGCTCAATCTGCTGCACCTCGGCTTTCTTGAGAAAGCAGGGGTAGAGCTGGTGCGCGGCTGGGGCTGCTTTGAAGACGGTCACACCATTGCCGTTGGCGAGCGTCGCCTGCGGGCCGAGCGCATCTTGATCGCGGTGGGGGGGCGGCCCCAGCGGCCAGCGATTCCAGGGGCAGAGCTGGGCTGGATGAGCGATGAAATGTTTCTGCTGGAGCAGTTGCCAGAGCGAATTGTGGTGGTAGGAGCAGGCTTCATCGCCTGTGAGTTCGCCTGCATCCTCAATGGCCTTGGCGTGGGCGTGACCCAGCTGGTACGCGGCAATCATTTGCTGCGGGGCTTTGATCTTGAAGCTGCCAGGGCTGTTCAAGAGGGCATGGAGCAGGAGGGTATTGAGATTCGCTTTGCCCACAGTCCTGCAGCTATCACTGGCAGTGACGGCAACCTCAGCGTCCACACCGAGGCTGGCGAATTCATTCCTTGCGGTGGGGTGCTGCTTGCCACCGGAAGGCGCCCCTTTTTGGAGGGCCTGCGCCTTGAGGCAGCGGCTATCGCCACTGAGGCCAATCGCATTCCGGTGGATAGCGACCAGCGCACCAACGTGCCCCATATCTATGCAGTTGGCGATGTCACCGACCGCATCAACCTCACCCCGGTTGCCATTGATGAGGGGCGGGCCTTTGCTGACAGTGTCTATGGCGCTAGCCCGCGCCAGGTAGACCACAGCCTGGTGGCCTGTGCGGTGTTCAGTCAGCCGGAGTTGGCCACTGTGGGACTCAGCGAAGAGGAGGCGATCCTGCGCCACGGCCCAGGGGGCGTGCGGGTGCATCGGGCCCGTTTCCGGCCAATGAGCCAAGCCTTACCTGGCCGGGGCCCCAGGGTATTGCTCAAGTTGGTAGTGGAACTGGAAACCGGCAAGGTGCTGGGTTGTCACATGGTGGGCGAGCACAGCGCTGAAATTATTCAGATGGCAGCAATTGCCATCGGCATGGGCGCCACTAAGGCGGACTTCGATCGCACCATGGCCCTGCACCCCTCGGTTGCCGAGGAGTTTGTGACCATGCCGAACTAA